In Insulibacter thermoxylanivorax, the genomic stretch CTCTGCCGGAGAACCAGAACTTCTATATGCTATTCTATCGGATCGATATCATGGAAGAACTCGGTATCACGGAGGATAAGATCCCCGAGACTTGGGATGAAGTCATGGAGATCATCCCGATCCTCCATCAGAACGGCATGGACTTCTATTATCCCCATGCGCCGAACAACACCCAGGCCGCGATCAATGAATTCGCCCCCTTCTTGTTCCAGTACGGCGGGGAGTTCTACCGGGACGGCGGGCGGTATTCCGCTCTGGATTCACAGGAGGCCTTCGAGGCATTTAAAACTTGGACAGGACTGTTCACGAACTATAAGATCGCCAAGCAAGCGGACTTCTACAACCGCTTCCGCACCGGTGAGATGCCGATCGGCGTGGCGGACTACAGCACCTATGTGCTGCTGTCCACGGCGGCGCCGGAGCTGACGGGCTGGTGGAAGATGCTGCCGATGCCCGGCGTGCGGAAAGAGGATGGCAGGATCGATCGTTCTACCGGAGGGATGGCCCAGACGGCGGTGATCTTCAAGGATACGAAGATGAAAGAGGAGGCCTGGCAGTTCCTCAAATGGTGGACGAGTGCGGATGTTCAGGAACGGTTCGGCACGGAGCTTGAATCCCTGCTCGGCGTAGAAGCGAGATGGAATACGGCTAATGTCGAAGCACTGAAACGCCTGCCTTGGCAGCAATCGGACATCGATGCCATCCTCGAGCAATGGGAGTGGTTCCGCGAGCGTGAAGTGGTGTTAGGGGGATATTATACCACCCGCCACATTGCGAATATCTGGAACGAGATCGTGCTGAACGGCAAGCTGCCGCGGGAGGCGATCGAGGAAGGTGTGAAGGAGATCAATAAGGAACTTCGCAAGAAACGGGAAGAATTCGGTCTGGATGACCCGAAGATGCAGGCATCGAGCCGGGAAAGGATGGGTGCATCATGAATACCGAGACGCATACTGCCGCGGCTGAACTTCGCCGTCCCAGGTTTGACCTCGGCCGGAAGCTGGCGGAGATCTGGGCGGATCTGAAGCGGGAATGGGTGTCGTATCTGTTCGTGCTGCCGTTCCTCATCCTGTTCACCTTTTTTATCGTCATTCCGGTCATCGTGTCGATCTATCTCAGCTTCACCTATTACAACATCTTGGAGCCTCCGCGCTGGATCGGGGCTTCCAATTACCGCCTGCTGTTCGTTGATGATGATATCTTCCTGCAGGCGATCGGCACGACGCTGAAGTTCGCTGTGATCACCGGGCCCGTGGGTTACATCCTGTCCTTCCTGCTGGCCTGGCTGATCAGTCAGATCCCGCAGCAATACCGCTTCTTCTACACGCTGTGTTTCTATACACCCTCGATTACGAGCGCGGTGGCGATGGCAGTGGTCTGGCAGTATCTGTTCGCCGGCGACAGCAAGGGGCTGCTGAATTATTTTCTCATGCAGCTTGGTATCTTAGATGAACCTTACTTGTTCTTGCAGAACGTGGATTCCATCGTGCCGGTGATCATCATCGTCTCCCTGTGGATGAGCATGGGGATCGGCTTCCTCGCCTTCTTGGCGGGACTGCAGAATGTGCCCAAGGATCTGTACGAGGCCGGCGCGATCGACGGGGTCAAATACCGCTGGCAGGAGCTGATCTATATCACGATTCCGGCGGTGAAGCCGCAGCTTCTGTTCGGCGCCGTCATGCAGGTGGTATTCTCCTTGCAGGTCTTCGATGTCAGCGTGCAGCTCGTCGGCTTGCCCAGCCCGCTGTACGCAGGTCATACGATTTTGACCCACTTGTACGACTATGCCTTCATCAAATTTGAGATGGGTTATGCTTCGGCCATCGCCGTGGTCTTGTTCCTGATGATGCTCGGACTTAACCGTCTCATCTTCCGCTGGTTGGGGAGGGATTAGGCCATGAATATGAAGAGGATCACCAGAAGGGTGAAGTGGGGCGACGTTTTCCTGTATCTGTTCCTTACGGTGCTTGGATTGCTCATGTTGGCGCCGCTGGTCTATCTGGTGTCCAATGCGTTCAAGCCGATCAATGAGCTGTTCCTGTTCCCGCCGCGCTTCTTCGTGGAGAATCCGACGCTCGTGAACTTCTATCACTTGCTGCTTGTAACGAGCACGTCGACGGTGCCGTTCACACGTTTCATCTTCAACAGCATCGTCGTCACGACGGGCATCGTGCTGGGCGGCGTGTTCATCTCGGCGCTGGCTGCTTATCCGCTGGCGAAACATAAGATGAGGTTCGGTCCGGCGATCTTTAACTTGATCGTCACCTCCCTCATGTTCTCACCGTTGGTGCTGCAGATCCCGCAGTACCTGTTGATCAGTCAGGTCGGTCTGATGAACACGTATCTGGCGATGATCCTGCCCTATCTGGCGGCTCCTGTCGGGATGTTCCTGATGACGCAGTTTCTGAGACAGATCCCGGATGCTCTGCTGGAAGCGGCGCGGATCGACGGCGCATCCGAATGGCGGATCTTCTGGGTGATCATCATGCCGCTTCTGAAACCCGCGATCGCGACATTTGCTTTGTTCTCCTTCATCAATGCTTGGAATGATCCGTATCCGTCCATGGTTTACACGACGAAGGAGCATATGAAATCCCTCCCCGTCGCGGTGCAGACCATCGGCGGCGGAGCCGGCGTGATCGCCAGGGTGGGAACTCTGGCAGCGGCAAGTCTCTTGATGATCATCCCGACGATCCTCGTCTTCATCATCACCCAGCGCATGGTGCTGCAGACCATGGCCCACTCCGGGCTGAAGGAATAGGGGGAAGGACGGGTGAAGGTATCGATGCGAATGGCAAAGCGCAGCGCTGTCCTGCTGCTCATACTGTCTCTCCTGCTCCCTGCAGCGGCTTACGCGGCGAATCCCTATGAAGGGTATATCTACAACAATCTCAATGACGATGTTCGTTCGATCAACGGCTATCTTTACCATGATTCCTGGGACGGACTCGATGGGGAGACGGGGCCTCTGAACGGTCCCGAGGACATCTTCATCGATGCATCGGACCGGCTCTATATCGCCGATACGGGCAATAACCGGATCCTGATGTTGGATGAGGATTTCCACCTCATCCGGGTCTACGGCGATGAGGAAGGGCCGGGCAAGTTAAGCGGCCCGAAGGGGGTATTCGTTACGGAGGACGGTATGGTATACGTGGCGGATACCAACAACAAGCGAATCGCCATCTTCCAACCGGACGGAAGCTTCCTGCGGGAACTTCCGGAACCAGAGAGTCCGTTGCTCGGCGCGAATTTCGTGTATTCACCGGCCAAGCTGATTGTCGATAAGCGGGGGTACCTGTTCGTCGTCAGCAACGGCACGACGAACGGGCTGCTGCAGATCTCGCAGAACGGAGAATTCGAAAGCTACTTCGGCGGCAACCGCGTATCCTTCAACTGGACGAGGCTCCTGCTCAGGTGGTTCGCCACGGAGGAACAACGTGCGCAGATCGTATCCGAACGGCCGCTGGAGATCTCGAACTTGTATCAAGATGAAGAGGGCTTCATCTACACGACAACGATGGGCGGAGAAGTGAATCAGATCAAGCGCCTGTCCCCGGTCGGCGTCGATACGCTGAATCAAGGCGCTGTTTACTACGGGGATTACTATTACTCCGGACCGTTCGATCTGCCGATCTTCGTCGATATCACCGTGGACAGTAAAGGCATCATCACGGCGATTGATCAGAACACGAACAAGGCGTTCCAGTATGACAAACTCGGGAACCTGCTCTTCATCTTCGGCGGAACGGGGGAACAGAACGGCCTGTTCAAGACCGTCAGCGCCATCGATCAGACGTCCGACGGCACGATCTATATCGCCGATTCCTCCCGCCACCGCGTAGACCGGTTCCGTACGACGCCCTTTGGCGCCCTCGTCCATCAGGCGTCCGAGCTGTATGTCGAGGGGCGCTATACCGAGGCAGAGCAGCTGTGGCATGAGGTGCTCAGGTACAACGCCAACTACGATATGGCCTACAATGCGATCGGCAAGGCGTTGTACAAAGCCGAACGCTACAAAGAAGCGATGGAATATTTCCGTCTGGCAAGGAATAAGGCGGAGTATTCTGCCGCCTTCAAGGAATATCGCAAAGAGATGATGCGGGAGCACTTCGAGATCTTGTTCGCTGCAGCGGCGGGACTATTCCTCGTGCTTCGCTTCCTACTGCCGCGGCTGATACGCAGGCTGCGCCGGGCGCTCGGCAACAGAAGCAGGCTTGGAGCGGGGCGATCTGTCCGGCAAGCTGCCCTGACGAAGGAAGGTGAGGCGGGATGAGTGCATGGCGCATGATGCGAAAGGTGCTTCGCCATCCCAATGATTTCTATTATGATCTGCAAGCTCCCGGCATGGCGCGATGGTCCCATGCGATCCTGCTCATCCTGCTGGCCTTCGCCGCACGGATGATCTCGATCTTGGTGACCGGGTATGCCTTTACGACACGGGAAGCGCATGAGATTTCGTTCGTCTATGAGTTTATCTGGATCAGCGTGCCGTGGATCACTTGGTCGGTGTCGAACTGGGCGGTCAGCACGATCTTGGACGGCGAAGGGAAGTTCAAGGAGATCGCCGTTGGCAGCGCATATGCCTTGGTGCCTTATATCGTCTTCATCGTACCCGTGACGATGCTGACGAATCTCTTATCCCTCGATGAGAGCTCTGCCTATGAACTTCTGTTAAGTGCGATCTTCGTGTGGGTCATCCTGCTTATGCTCATCAAAGTGAAAATCCTGCACGATTTTGAGATCGGCAAGGTGTTCTGGATCACGGTGCTGACGCTGATCGGCGTCTTCATCATCTGGTTCGTCGGCATCATCTTATACGGCTTGATCGATGAGTTCGTGCAATTTATCTTCAATCTCTTCCAAGAGATCAACTTCAGGATGTAGAGGGAGGGGTGCGTATTGAGAAGCAAGATTAAGGAATGGCTGGTCTATGGACTCATCGTCGTCCTGCTCCTCGGTTCAAGCAGCATCTATCTGAATGCGATGGAAGGTGAAGCGGATGCAGAGCACGCCTCTAGAGCGGCTGATGCGGCGGCCGAAGCCTCGGCTGAGATTGAGCAGCCTGCTGCATCCGAATCGGCAGAAGCAGCGGCAGACGAGGCATCTATGCAGAGCGAGGACGCGGCGAAGTCAGAGGCATCTGAGGAATCTTCAGGTGCGGATTCGGATGCGGGTGCGGAGACATCGCCCGCAGCAGCAACATCTGCTGCCCATTCCGAGGATGCGCTCCCGGAGCTGACGGAGCCGCTGATTGGCAAGAAGGCGGCGGAAAACGAGCGTTTCGAATTATACGTGGATGAAGCCACGCTGAATGTGCGCATCGTGGACAAACAGACGAAGCGGGAATGGCACGGCGCGCCGCCGATGGATGTGAATACCCCTCCCAACAATGTGAAGTTCGTCCAGGCTCCGGTCCATATCAAATATACGCAGGGGACGGAAACAAGTCAGACGTATTCGCTGCAGGACAGCGAGAATGAGATGACGATGGAGCTGATCGACGGCGGCGTTCGCGCACACTTCACCTTCGCGAACCATGGGATCTCCTTCGCTGTGGAATACGAGCTGACGGAGAAGGGGCTGGCGGCGACGATTCCCTTTGAATCGGTGCAGGAACAAGGGACTTCGCGGCTTGTAAGCATCGAGGTGCTGCCCTTCTTCCATGCAGCGCTGCCTTGGCAGGAAGGAGCGGTATTTGTTCCCGACGGTTCGGGAGCGCTGATGCACATCAAGCCGCAGCGGATGCAGAACTTCAACACGTACTCGGAATATATCTACGGCAGCGATCCGGTCTTCCTGCGCAGTTCGCATGAGATGCTGTATCCCGAGTGGCGGCTGGCGATGAATCCGAAGGAGAAGATCGCGCTGCCCGTATACGGCTTGTATGCAGATGGGACGGGTTTCCTCGGTATCGTGACCGAGGGGGATCATGATGCCAAGATCAACGCGATCCCGGCAGGGATCCGCAATATCCAGCTGTACCGCGTATCGGCGGAGTTTATCTACCGGAATGATGACATCATCTTCATCGGCAACTCCGGCGAGATCCCCCTGTATCAAGGACGGATGATCGGCGGAGACCGCCGCATCGAGTTTATCCTGCTGCAGGATGAGGATGCGCACTATGTCGGCATGGCCGAAGCTTATCGCCAACATCTGATCGAACATCAGGGCCTGGAGCGCTTGGTGGAACCGGAGATGCCGCTGCAGCTGCACATCTTCGCAGGGATCCTGCGCTATGACGTTCTGGGCAAGACCTTCATCCCGATGACGACCTTCGAACAGGTTAAGGCGATGATCGATGAATATCATTCCAGAGGGATCAAGCGCCTCGAGATTACCATCGACGGCTGGACGAAGAACGGGGTGTACGGTACGCAGCCGAAGCATTTCCCGGCAGCCTCCCAGCTGGGCGGTTACAAAGGGCTGGAGGAGTTAGCCGCCTATGCGCAGGAGAGGGGAGTGAAGCTGTACCTGAAGGCCAACTATGTGCGGCCCTTCGAGGATACGGGATCATATAAGGCGAAGCGCGATGCCGTCTACGGGATCAAAAAAGAGCCGCAGGCCAGCTACAACTATTATGTATCCTCGCGTTTTAATAATTTCTCGGAATTGTTCCACCTGCTGAAGCCTAAGCGGGTGTTCGACCATCATATTGCGAAGGAACTGAATCAGTATGTGAAGCTTGACATCAGCGGCGTCCATCTGCAGTACATGGGAGATACCCTGTATTCGGATCAGGATCCGCGAAACTGGACGACGCGGGAAGAGACGAAGCGCATCTGGCTGCAAGTGCTTGACCTGTTCCGCGAGGAGGTCGGCGGCGCGGCGGTGGATTACGGCCATGCTTACGTGCTGGGGCATGTTGACCGCATCGATAAGATTCCGATGGATCACAGTCACTTTACCTATCTTGACGAAGCGGTGCCCTTCTATCAGATTGTCCTGCACGGCTATATTCCTTACTCGGCCGCTCCGACCAACCTCGAAGATGATCCGCGGGTGATGTTCCTGCGCAAGCTGGAGTACGGAGCGATGCCCAGCTATGAGCTGACCTATGAACCGACGCAGCGGTTGCAGCGCACGATGGCCGATGGACTGTTCAGCTCCGAATGGAAGCTGTGGTTCGAATCGTCGATCGAGGAATATCGGAAGCTCATGGAGCTGTATGAAGCGACCTACGATCAGCCGATCACCGCCCATGAGCGCTTGAGCCGCTGGGTGTACCGCACCACTTATGCGAACGGCATCCAAGTGATGGTGAACTACGGTCACAGACCAGCGGAAGCGGACGGCCACCGCATCGATGCTTATGGGTACTTGATCTTGGAAGGAGGCCGATGACGGTGAAGAGGTTCTTCAGACTGAATATGCGGCGGCGCAACGCTGTGGAAGGCTATCTTTTCATCAGCTTATGGATCCTCGGATTCATGCTCTTCATGGCGGTGCCGCTCGGACGTTCCATCTATTATTCCCTGCATCATCTGCAGCCGTCAGGACAGGGATTGATCGCCGAATATGCCGGCGCGTACCATTACATCTCCGCTTTCACGCGGGATGTGAACTTCCTGCCTCTGCTGAGGGATACGGTCGTACAGATGCTGTATTCGGTGCCGCTGATCCTGATCTTCGCGATGTTCAGCGCTCTCTTGCTGAACCAGAAGTTCGTCGGCCGCACCGCCTTCCGCGGGATCTTCTTCCTGCCGGTCATCATCGCCTCCGGAGCGGTTCTGCGGGAACTCTTGGAGCAAGGAGCGGCGCAGATTCCGGTGTTCTCGCAGAGCGATCTGATCTTCGCGCTGAATGATTTCTTCCCGAGATCGATCCTCATCCCGCTGCTTGAGTTTGCAGACCAGCTGCTGCTTGTGATGTGGGATTCCGGCGTGCAGATCCTCATCTTCCTGGCGGGTCTGCAGACGATCTCCCCCGCCCTCTATGAAGCAGCGAAGTGCGACGGGGCGACGGGCTGGGAGAGCTTCTGGAAGATTACCTTCCCGATGATGATGCCGATGATCTTCGTGAACACCTTGTACTCCATCGTGAACTCCTTCACGAATCCGAATAACCATATGATGAACCATATCATCGTGAGGGTATTCGGAACCAACGCGGACTACGGCTATGGGTCGGCGATGGGCTGGATCTACTTCGTGCTGATCTTCATCATCATCGGTTTGATCTTCTTGTTGTTCCGCAAAGGATTGACCAATGCCGAGGAGAGGAGGGGTTAGGATGATCGCGCCGCTGGAGAGAACGATCACGCAGTTCACACACCGGATCGATATTTGGAAGCAGGACCCGAAGGCGAAGCACATCGCTGCTACGCTGCAGAAACGGGGAGCGATCATCGTTCGCAATACTTTGCTGTATCTTTTGCTCTTGAGCTTGTCGTTCATCTTCCTGTATCCGCTGCTGTTCATGGTTTCGCAGTCCTTCATGATGTTCTCGGATATCTCGGATGCGACGGTGCAGTGGATTCCGAAGCAGCTGGATTTCAGCAACTATGCCTTGGCCTTCGAGCACATGAAGTATTGGCAGGGTTTTCGCAACAGTATCTTCATCGCCTTGGGCAGCGCCTTGCTGCAGATGTTCAGCTGTGCGTTGGTCGGATATGGATTCGCCAGATACCGTTTTCCGGGCTACGGCATCTGGATGACGCTGCTCATCTTCACCTTCCTGGTGCCGCCGCAGACGATCGTGGTGCCGCTGTTCATCTTCTATAGCGATCTGGATATGATCAACACTTACCTACCCTTCTTCATCCCGGCTGCTATGGGGCATGGGTTAAGGGGAGCGCTGTTCGTCCTCATCTTCATCCAGTTCTTCCGCAGGTTGCCCGCGGTGTTGGAGGAGGCAGCGAGGATCGACGGTGCGGGGCCCTTCCGCACCTACTTCACGATCATGCTGCCGCTGGCGAAGCCGGCGCTGCTCGTTGTGTTCCTGTTCTCCGTCGTGTGGCATTGGAGCGATGTCTTCTATCCGAGCATCTTCCTGCAAAGTCCGGAACACTATAATCTGTCCCAGCTGCTCGCTAACTTCAACGGCGTGCGGACCGCTTCGATGGCTCAGATGCAGCAGGTGATGTCCGCTTCTGCGGTGATCGGCGGCACATCGAACTTGATGAATCAGATCATGGCAGGCGTCGTCATCACCATCCTGCCGATGCTGATCTTGTATCTGGCTGCCCAGCGGCACTTCGTAGAAAGCGTGGAGCGCACGGGAATCGCCGGCGAATGATGAAGATGCTTAGAGCGACTGATGCTGCATCGGGGTGGTAAGAATCTGGGAGGGAAACGGTATGACGAATCGCAGATTACGAATTGCCGCCGCTTCCGCGGCAGCAATCGTTATCTTGCTCGTCGCGCTGATCATGCTGGCGGTGCGGAATGCTGAGCAAAAGGGAACCCCAGCGGATGCTGCAGAACGGCCGAACGTTCAGGAGCAGCCGGCTGATGAACTGGAGCAAAGAGCGGAGCGGCCGCTGGACGGACCGGCGTATACGATCCGCATCCAGGCAGATGACCGATCCCGGCAGGTGAGTGAGACGCTGTATGGAATCTTCTATGAAGATATCAACTACGCCGGCGACGGCGGGTTGTATGCGGAGATGGTACAGAACCGCTCCTTCGAATTCGGGAACCCGCTCTACAGCTGGCGGCATGTGACGGAAGACGGCGCCGCCGGCAGGGTGACGACCGCCGGCGAAGCACCGCTGAGTGAGAACAATCCCCGCTACCTCGTCATCCAAGCAGAGCTCGGCGGACTAGGCGTATCGAACAGCGGCTACGGAGGCATGTATGTCGAGGCGGGGAAAGCTTATGATCTGACGCTCTACGGCAGGGTGGATCAGGGCGGTGAGCAGCTGCTCGCCGTCTCCTTGCGTGAGCGGGATGATACGGAGATCGGTGCGTGCGAGATCTCGATCGTAAGCGGCGAATGGCAGCAATACGGCTGTACGATCACAGCGGAGGCGACGAGCGAGCAAGCGAAGCTGACCGTCCTGGCAGTGAAGCCCGGCACCGTGTCGCTGGATATGATCTCCCTGTTCCCGCAGCATACATGGAAGGGACGTAAGAACGGGCTGCGCGAGGATCTGGCGCAGATGCTGGCGGATCTGAACCCGAAGTTCCTGCGCTTCCCGGGCGGGTGCATCGTTGAAGGGGGTTCCATCGGGAATCACTACCGCTGGAAAAATACGATCGGCGATGTGGCAGAACGGAAAGTCCAGCCTAACCAATGGGCGCCCAATTACTATCAATCCTTCGGCCTTGGGTTCCATGAATATTTCCTGCTGGCAGAGGATCTCGGTGCAGAGCCGCTGCCGGTCATCTATGCGGGGATCACTTCCTGCCACGGCCAGCCGCCGATGGTGCCGCTCTCTGAGATGCAGGAGTACATCGATCATGCCCTGGATCTGATCGAATATGCGAACGGCGATCCAGAGACGAGCGAATGGGCGGCGAAGCGGGCGGAGAACGGGCATCCAGAGCCCTTCAACCTGAAGTATCTCGCCATCGGCAACGAGCTTTGGGGGACGAACTACTACACCCGCTATAAGATGATCTATGATGCGATCAAGGCGGAGTATCCGGATATCCAGCTGATCTTCAGCGCCGGCGCCTTCCCGAATGATATGGCCTACCATGAAGCTTATGCATGGCTTGCCGGGAACGGGAATCCCGCGGATCTCGTCGATGAGCATATGTATCAAGCGCCGGAATGGTTCCTCAGCCAAGCTGATCGTTATGACAAATTTGATCGCCATGGGCCGAAGGTCTTCGTCGGAGAATATGCGGCGCACGGCGTGGGACGGCGCAACAACATGGAAGCCGCGCTGGCGGAAGCGGCCTTCATGACCGGCCTGGAGCGCAACTCCGACATCGTGGCGATGGCTGCCTATGCCCCGCTGTTCGGCCGTCACGGCTATACCCAGTGGCAGCCGAATCTGATCTGGTTTGATCAATCCCGGGTGTACGGCACGCCGAGCTATTATGTCCAGCATATGTTCAGCAATCATGTCGGCCATTATATCCTGCCCACGGAGATCACAGCGGAACAACCGGTGCCGTCGCCTTCTGCGGTGCGCGGTTCGATCCTGCTCGGCAGCTGGATGACGCAGGTGGAATACGATGACGTGATGGTAACGGATGCGGAAGGAGAAGTGCTGTTCAGCGCGGATTTCTCCGAGGACAACAGCTTAGAGGTTTGGTCGCCGGCGAGCGGCAACTGGCGGGCAGAGAACGGTGTGCTGAAGCAATCCTCGCTGGATGCGGACGTGCGTCTCTACTTGCAGCAAGGTCAGGACTGGAGCGATTACACCCTGTCGCTTCGCGCCAGGAAGACCGGCGGTCATGAGGGGATGCTGATCGGTTTTGCCGTACAGGACCCGGATCACTTCTATTGGTGGAATATCGGCGGCTGGAACAACACGGTCACGGCGGTGGAGAAAGCGACGGGCGGCGTGAAGACCATCGTCAGCCATTCGGTCTCGCAGGGCGTCATCACCGGTCAGTGGTATGATATTCGCGTGGAGATCAGGGGCGGTATGGTGAGATGCTACTTAAACGATGCATTGATCCATGAATGGGAAGAAAGCACGGGCGGCCCCTTGTTCAGTGTCAGCACTTATGATGAGGATGCTTCGGAACTCATCCTGAAAGTCGTCAACGTATCAGCTGAGGATCTGCCCAGCGCGGTGGAGATCGAAGGGAAGGGGAAGATCGCTGCGGCGGGGCGGGCCATCGTCCTGCAAGCCGATCCGGCGGCGGAGAACACTTTAGAACAGCCGGAGAATGTGGTGCCGCAGGAAATCGCCGTCAGCGGTCTGGGAAGCCGGTTTGAGTATGTGTTCCCGGCCCATTCCGTGACTGTCCTGCGGATCCAAAACAGCTATTAAACGTGTAAATGCGAAGCATCGGTTAATGAGCCGGTACGATCGTGTCTAATCGAGGGAACTCCACGTTGGAGTACCCTCGATTTTTTTGTCAAATGATACGGAAGTACAAAAAATGTATTGCCATATTTATTCAAAAGTGATATCATAATGATATAGAAATGATATTCAAATGATGTGATTGGAGGGCTTCATATGACAGAACGCAAACCTGTATTCCTGCTAAACGGATTCCTTGGCATTGTGTTGGTGCTCGCTTTTGCGGGTGTGGGCATTTATTATATGGTCCAAGAAACATTCGTGATCGCTATTCCTCTGCTGGCGATCGCCGTTCTGCTAAGCACCGGTATCACGATGGTCCATCCGAATCAGGCCGTCGTCATGACGTTCTTCGGCCGGTATGTCGGCAGTATTCGGCGTAACGGACTGTGGCTGACCATTCCGTTGACGGAACGGAAGAAGATCTCTCTCCGCGTGCGGAATTTCAACAGCAGCACGCTGAAGGTCAACGACCTGGACGGCAATCCGA encodes the following:
- a CDS encoding YIP1 family protein, encoding MSAWRMMRKVLRHPNDFYYDLQAPGMARWSHAILLILLAFAARMISILVTGYAFTTREAHEISFVYEFIWISVPWITWSVSNWAVSTILDGEGKFKEIAVGSAYALVPYIVFIVPVTMLTNLLSLDESSAYELLLSAIFVWVILLMLIKVKILHDFEIGKVFWITVLTLIGVFIIWFVGIILYGLIDEFVQFIFNLFQEINFRM
- a CDS encoding carbohydrate ABC transporter permease yields the protein MKRFFRLNMRRRNAVEGYLFISLWILGFMLFMAVPLGRSIYYSLHHLQPSGQGLIAEYAGAYHYISAFTRDVNFLPLLRDTVVQMLYSVPLILIFAMFSALLLNQKFVGRTAFRGIFFLPVIIASGAVLRELLEQGAAQIPVFSQSDLIFALNDFFPRSILIPLLEFADQLLLVMWDSGVQILIFLAGLQTISPALYEAAKCDGATGWESFWKITFPMMMPMIFVNTLYSIVNSFTNPNNHMMNHIIVRVFGTNADYGYGSAMGWIYFVLIFIIIGLIFLLFRKGLTNAEERRG
- a CDS encoding carbohydrate ABC transporter permease; amino-acid sequence: MNMKRITRRVKWGDVFLYLFLTVLGLLMLAPLVYLVSNAFKPINELFLFPPRFFVENPTLVNFYHLLLVTSTSTVPFTRFIFNSIVVTTGIVLGGVFISALAAYPLAKHKMRFGPAIFNLIVTSLMFSPLVLQIPQYLLISQVGLMNTYLAMILPYLAAPVGMFLMTQFLRQIPDALLEAARIDGASEWRIFWVIIMPLLKPAIATFALFSFINAWNDPYPSMVYTTKEHMKSLPVAVQTIGGGAGVIARVGTLAAASLLMIIPTILVFIITQRMVLQTMAHSGLKE
- a CDS encoding DUF5696 domain-containing protein, with product MRSKIKEWLVYGLIVVLLLGSSSIYLNAMEGEADAEHASRAADAAAEASAEIEQPAASESAEAAADEASMQSEDAAKSEASEESSGADSDAGAETSPAAATSAAHSEDALPELTEPLIGKKAAENERFELYVDEATLNVRIVDKQTKREWHGAPPMDVNTPPNNVKFVQAPVHIKYTQGTETSQTYSLQDSENEMTMELIDGGVRAHFTFANHGISFAVEYELTEKGLAATIPFESVQEQGTSRLVSIEVLPFFHAALPWQEGAVFVPDGSGALMHIKPQRMQNFNTYSEYIYGSDPVFLRSSHEMLYPEWRLAMNPKEKIALPVYGLYADGTGFLGIVTEGDHDAKINAIPAGIRNIQLYRVSAEFIYRNDDIIFIGNSGEIPLYQGRMIGGDRRIEFILLQDEDAHYVGMAEAYRQHLIEHQGLERLVEPEMPLQLHIFAGILRYDVLGKTFIPMTTFEQVKAMIDEYHSRGIKRLEITIDGWTKNGVYGTQPKHFPAASQLGGYKGLEELAAYAQERGVKLYLKANYVRPFEDTGSYKAKRDAVYGIKKEPQASYNYYVSSRFNNFSELFHLLKPKRVFDHHIAKELNQYVKLDISGVHLQYMGDTLYSDQDPRNWTTREETKRIWLQVLDLFREEVGGAAVDYGHAYVLGHVDRIDKIPMDHSHFTYLDEAVPFYQIVLHGYIPYSAAPTNLEDDPRVMFLRKLEYGAMPSYELTYEPTQRLQRTMADGLFSSEWKLWFESSIEEYRKLMELYEATYDQPITAHERLSRWVYRTTYANGIQVMVNYGHRPAEADGHRIDAYGYLILEGGR
- a CDS encoding alpha-L-arabinofuranosidase C-terminal domain-containing protein, yielding MTNRRLRIAAASAAAIVILLVALIMLAVRNAEQKGTPADAAERPNVQEQPADELEQRAERPLDGPAYTIRIQADDRSRQVSETLYGIFYEDINYAGDGGLYAEMVQNRSFEFGNPLYSWRHVTEDGAAGRVTTAGEAPLSENNPRYLVIQAELGGLGVSNSGYGGMYVEAGKAYDLTLYGRVDQGGEQLLAVSLRERDDTEIGACEISIVSGEWQQYGCTITAEATSEQAKLTVLAVKPGTVSLDMISLFPQHTWKGRKNGLREDLAQMLADLNPKFLRFPGGCIVEGGSIGNHYRWKNTIGDVAERKVQPNQWAPNYYQSFGLGFHEYFLLAEDLGAEPLPVIYAGITSCHGQPPMVPLSEMQEYIDHALDLIEYANGDPETSEWAAKRAENGHPEPFNLKYLAIGNELWGTNYYTRYKMIYDAIKAEYPDIQLIFSAGAFPNDMAYHEAYAWLAGNGNPADLVDEHMYQAPEWFLSQADRYDKFDRHGPKVFVGEYAAHGVGRRNNMEAALAEAAFMTGLERNSDIVAMAAYAPLFGRHGYTQWQPNLIWFDQSRVYGTPSYYVQHMFSNHVGHYILPTEITAEQPVPSPSAVRGSILLGSWMTQVEYDDVMVTDAEGEVLFSADFSEDNSLEVWSPASGNWRAENGVLKQSSLDADVRLYLQQGQDWSDYTLSLRARKTGGHEGMLIGFAVQDPDHFYWWNIGGWNNTVTAVEKATGGVKTIVSHSVSQGVITGQWYDIRVEIRGGMVRCYLNDALIHEWEESTGGPLFSVSTYDEDASELILKVVNVSAEDLPSAVEIEGKGKIAAAGRAIVLQADPAAENTLEQPENVVPQEIAVSGLGSRFEYVFPAHSVTVLRIQNSY
- a CDS encoding carbohydrate ABC transporter permease, coding for MNTETHTAAAELRRPRFDLGRKLAEIWADLKREWVSYLFVLPFLILFTFFIVIPVIVSIYLSFTYYNILEPPRWIGASNYRLLFVDDDIFLQAIGTTLKFAVITGPVGYILSFLLAWLISQIPQQYRFFYTLCFYTPSITSAVAMAVVWQYLFAGDSKGLLNYFLMQLGILDEPYLFLQNVDSIVPVIIIVSLWMSMGIGFLAFLAGLQNVPKDLYEAGAIDGVKYRWQELIYITIPAVKPQLLFGAVMQVVFSLQVFDVSVQLVGLPSPLYAGHTILTHLYDYAFIKFEMGYASAIAVVLFLMMLGLNRLIFRWLGRD
- a CDS encoding carbohydrate ABC transporter permease, translating into MIAPLERTITQFTHRIDIWKQDPKAKHIAATLQKRGAIIVRNTLLYLLLLSLSFIFLYPLLFMVSQSFMMFSDISDATVQWIPKQLDFSNYALAFEHMKYWQGFRNSIFIALGSALLQMFSCALVGYGFARYRFPGYGIWMTLLIFTFLVPPQTIVVPLFIFYSDLDMINTYLPFFIPAAMGHGLRGALFVLIFIQFFRRLPAVLEEAARIDGAGPFRTYFTIMLPLAKPALLVVFLFSVVWHWSDVFYPSIFLQSPEHYNLSQLLANFNGVRTASMAQMQQVMSASAVIGGTSNLMNQIMAGVVITILPMLILYLAAQRHFVESVERTGIAGE